The following is a genomic window from Zalophus californianus isolate mZalCal1 chromosome 10, mZalCal1.pri.v2, whole genome shotgun sequence.
AGGAGCCCGGCACTGGAGAAGCTGCCTGCATTTCAGAACCTGGGAGCGGGGGAACCCACTTGTACCCCAGGAGCCTGCCAATAGGGCTCACTGGAACCAGGCAACGAACCCCTTTTTTTCTGCAATGGCTCCCCAGCTGTCTACTGACAAATTTAATATGATGCCAGTTGGCAAATATATTTAAAGGGCTCAGATCCTTTTCacagaggaggcaagaaggaTGAATTTGGAGCTGATAGGTAATAATTTGGCAACTGGTATAGCGACATACCATTGTTTCAGATATTAATGGACATCTCCCTTCAGCCTTCTTGATTCTACTTTCCTCAACCTTCTCCCCATCTCACCATAAGCCCTATCACTTTATCATTCAGTTCTTCTACACTTGACACCTTCCTATCATCTCtccctcaaaaagaaaagaaagaaagaaaaaggagacaaagaaagaaagaaaaaggagacaaaaaagaaaaagagagagaggaaaaaggaaggaaggaaggaaggaaggagacaaatACAGTACTGGTGGCAGGTGGCTCTCTAACTGGGCAAGTGGAGTTAGACCAGAGGCAGGACCAGCTTTCTCAGACCAATATAAATTCTGGCAACTCATAGTAGCTGACCAGAGTGGAAAGCCCCGACAGGTGGGTCTTGAAAGCTCCTCACCTGGGGAATTAAATTGATCAGGAATTGCTGACACCTGGCTGGGACAAGCCCTTTAAGGGGAAAGAGAGCTGAAGCTGCAGGAAGTAGCAGTAAATGCCAATTTTGTATACAGAGACGAAAACTCCAACTTCCTGGGGATAAGCACCTGTCTATCGCCAGGCACAGCATGTAGGAGGTGTTGAAATCTTGTTAAATGGCTGATGCCAACCAGACCAGCAACCCAAACTCAAAGCTTCCTGTCATTTTTCAGGGGTGGTTCTTAGCAAAGGAGCTCTAGCTGACCATCACACCCCTCCCAATACCCAACAACCCAACACAACCTGCCCTACCCTGGCTGATCTGGAGCTCAGCCTAGAGGCTTCCGCAGACAAAGGTATTGAGCAGAGCTGGCTTGAGGGCCAGAAGGGATAGTGTActctgagagaaagaagagatagTTTTATCATCTGCATTTTGCCTGTAACCCGAGACTTAATTTATCAGGCACATTCAGATGTGTCTTCTCATTTGATCTTGATCTTTCAAGTCGATTTTGAGAGAGGCATGACAGCgtttattgtccccattttacaagtgaggccactgaggcccagagtctAAAGGGGCCCAGAGTTTCTGGAGAATGAAACATTCATGTGTCAACCTCCAGCCACATCACCTGCCCCACTGAAAGCTATGTGGGGCCTCTTGCCACTGGATCAGCACACACTGGCCATGCCCTAGAGCGTGTACACAGGTGGTGGGTTAAGGTAAGAGTTGTTGAAATGGTAGTCACAAAGAAGGCAGAGGTGAGACCGTGAGGCTCTTAGGCTCACCATTAGTGGCCTGGGCGTAGGGCCAAGACACCCCAGTCTACATTAGACTTCAATTTGATGAACTCCAGCACCCCAGCTTAGGGTCTTAGGGCTGCGCCCTCTCTACCAGATTCTCAGGCCCAGGCCCTTTCCTTAGGCTACTTCCTTTGTCCTTCGTGTTTACTTCTTCAGGAGACCCAGAGAATCAAAACTCTCATCAGGCATGCTCTGCCCTTGAAAGCTTTTCTTGCCCTGGGGCTTAGGAAGCACCTGTTTAAGCAGAAAAGTGAGAGCCTGCAAGAGGGGCTCTCAACTCACCAAGGTTGAGAAGGTTCTCCAAGCACTCACAACTGGAAGCATCACCATACCCCTAAGGAAACATCTTCAGGCACCACACAGCCAGCTGGGATCCAGGGGAGAGAAAACCTCTAGCTGAAAGAGCTGCTGCCCACCCTCATCAGAAGTTTCATCATGGATTTCCAGAGGTCCCTGCAAGCCTTGTGTTACAAAGAGTTGGCTGTAGTCCTGGGAGAGCTATCTGGATAAGTCCTTGCCTTACAGAGCTGGGGAGGAGTCTTCACTTTCCACACCAGCTCTTAAGGGATTTTGCTCTTTGCATATCATCCTCTCTGTGTCATTACTTTTACCACTAAGTCCCAGAAGAGAGAATTCGGCTGGGCTGGGTACTCTGCACCTTCATCTCAGACCCAGGATTCTAGGCTTCAGGCTTTCTTGTTCCACCAAGAAAATAAGTACAGGTTTGGACCAGAGAATTCTGGCGAAGAAGAACTAGTGGAAGCGCAGGCTCTGGTTTGGCGGTGAGGATGCCTTCACAGTGCAAGAAGTTCGTGCATGCCCACTTCCTTCCCACCAGTAGCCCAGCTCCAGGTAAACGTTTCATGATACAGCCTCTCTAGCAGCGGGATTTCATCCCCGATCCCTTAATAGTAAagactactactattactactactactattactaagGACTGTTTCCCTTGAAACAGGGCTCGTGGTAGCCCGGAACAGAGAGGAAAGCTGCCGAACACCACCGAGCACGGCAAGGTGGTTATTGGTGCGCTGCAATGACGCCCCTATACTGAGCCCTCGGCGCGGGCCACACAAACCCCCACAACTCCGGGAAGAAGATCAacgcccccagcctcctcccagtTTTGGCTCAGCCCAGGCTCTCCGGGACGTCGCGCAAACACTGGGGCCGGAGGTGGCACTATCCCTAGTCCCCGGCTCCTAGTCCCGCCCCCAAATCTTCTCTGCGACGTGGGGACCCTTTCGAGGATTCTCGGAGGGTACCGGAACCGCTCTCAGTGAGGCCTCTCTAGGAAATTGGGAATTTCACATGTCGTTAGTATTCAGTTCACGTTTATTGGCCTAAGAACTAAAGAACCGGAAGATGCCCTTAAAAAACGTGGCGGCGCTCTATTCACTACAGCTGCCTCAGTAGCTCAAGAAACTTGGCCTAGTGTTCAGCCACTGACTGACTGGCCTTCAGAAAATGACACCATCCGGTCCACTTCGGTTGATGGGGGACAGAGCTACCTGCCCTCAACTATAATGGCGGCGCTGCCCAATTTGGCTTCTTGCCCCTAGGGAAGATGGCTGCCAGATGGCTTCACTTAGTTTCTCACTACCCCGGAAGACGGGGACCGGCGATTGGGCGGTGCCCGAGGGCTCGGAGAAGAAGGCCCTTGGCGGTTGGGCAGTGCTGGCTAAGGCTAGTTTTAAAGGAGCCGGAGGTGGGAGCCGTCGAAGACCCGGGATTCGCGGGAGGCGGCGGTGAGCGGCGCGCGGGGGAGGGCACCGAGCGGCTGGAGAGAgggcgggaggagggagggaaggaaacattTGAACCATCTGGTCCCGGGCTGGGGAGAGCGCGGGGCGGGGAgccggggaggggggaaggaaggggtctGTGGGCGGGACCTCCCGGGATTGGAGTGAAGGGGGTATCTGCTTGACAGTGGATCCCCGGGGATCCGGACTGAGTTCGTGATGCTCAAGCTCGGGCCGCCCCTGTCTGAGTGGAGCTTTGCGGAGCCCAAACTCACAGTGAGAGGAGGATCCTCGCGGCTTCTCATTGGAGGAACCGCGCTGTAGGATTCTTTCCGCAGGGATCTAGTCTAGGGGATCTGgtgtggcggtgggggggggaacCATCGGTGTGTGGGAGTATTGCTTCGGAGTTCTTGGCCACTCGCTGGCAGTGGATGAGGATTACAGAGGGATCCGGCGGAAAGTGAGCCTCCCAGGACCGGGATCCCAGCCGATCCCGGGAGATCTCAGGGCGGATTCTGCAGGGACAAAGGCCCCAGAAGCTCACTGGGGCCTCTGCAAGCCAGGTTCTCCCGGCAAGTGCCAGTCAGGGCGCGGGTGATCCACTGATCTCGGGCGACGGCAGCGGGAAGACATCCGCTCCGGGCGGCCAGCCGGGGGCGCCCTGTCACGCCCCAGGGCTTCGGCCCGTGGGCTACCGGGAGCCGCGGGCGGACCATGAAGGGCGGAgccccaggggaggggctggccctCACTCCCcgctcccccgctccccccccatCCCAGGCTGCCGCCTGGGATCCCCCAGGGACTCCCCGGAGCCGCCGCTTCCCCCATGGACTTGCCCGGGGACTCCAGGTGAGAGCGCACCCCGCCCGCCTGTCTTGAGCACGGGAAACGGGGAGCCTAGCGGCCGTACCGGGGAAACCACAGAGCCAACGACAGGCTCAGGCGACCGTCCTCTGCTTCTCTCATCCTCCAGTCCACCTGGCCGGCCACGTCTGTGTCGCCAGCCTCTGGCTCGAGCATTATggggagccaggagccccaaacgGCCGAGACTGCAGTCTCTAGCGGCCCCTTCACCTTTGGAAAAGGCCTCTCGGCGGGTTTTGGCTGTGGTGCTGGAAGATGTTATGGCTGCCCACATGGTGAGCCCCCCGAACTGAGAGGCCCCCCTTCTCCCTGAGGCCCCCTCTTCAATACCAAAGTCAGACCAGATCACTAGTGAGGATAATTGAGATCCAAATACCTCATTCTCACACCCATTGCTAGGCAGCCTCCCTAATGCTAGAGTCCTACTTGGCTCTCACTTAATCCAATCTAGATTTGGGCAGGGTCTCTAGTGCCCATTCCCCACCATCAACCCTGTTGGGCTGGAACCACATCTCTACAACTCTTAAATATGAGAAACCCTTGCTTTCTTCCCAACCCAATGTCTAGGCAATTCTTGGGAAGCAGGCTGAGGTCTTTGGCTCCATTGCATAGGTTAGAAAAACAGgccccaagggcgcctgggtggctcagtcgtaaagcgtctgccttcggctcaggtcatgatcccagggtcctgggatcgagtcccacgtcgggctccctgctcagcaggaagcctgcttctccctctcccactccccctgcttgtgttcctgctctcgctgtctctctctgtcaaataaataaataaaatcttaaaaaaaaagaaaagaaaagaaaaacaggcccCAAATAGGGcagtgactcacccaaggtcactcctttttcatttctccaaACAGCCTGGCTGAGATTACTGCTGCCCAGGATGCTGTAATAACTGGCCCTGAGACTGATTCAGTCCAACGCACTTCTTTGGGTTCTCAAGTGAATTCTAGCCCTAATCTCTGTCACTTTTGTGGCATACGGCACTATTAGGTTCAGGGAGGTCCTGTCCAGTCTGACCTCATTTCATCACCTTGCTCTTGACACTTCCTCCTCAATTAGGTTCCCCTGGTGCCCCAAGAAGAGACCCCCACCCCACGGCACCACAGCAACCAACGGGATTCTGTCCGCAGCCAGCCACCTGCCTCGCCACCCCAACAGGCCACGTGGTCCTCACAGACCAGGTGAGCATGGCGGGATGGAGGGTAAACTAGAGGCATACCGGAGCCCCACTGATCTTCCTGTTTCCTCTCTAGGCCTCCCAACCCACTGGACCCACTGCGCTTATGCCGAGAGCCCCTGAGCCGCATCCACCGGCCCTCTTCTACCCTGAGGCGGCGATCAAGGACAACCCCTGGCCCAGAGGAGGGCCCTTCACAAAAGGTGGACTGGACCCCCCAGCCCACTCTGGTGGTGATGCTAGAAGACATTGCCAGCCCAAGACCCCCAGCTGAGGTATGAGAATGTGGGGGTAAGGATGTCAGGGGTTCAGCTGGGATGAGTTTTGCTCAGAGCAAGGAGAACAGCATTTTAGACCGAAGACGCTGAGGAAAGACCTATATGAAAAAGTCTTTGGTGTGAACCTGGCAGGCTTCTGGACACTTGAGAGGGTCAGAATGTGGGGAGCTAGGGAGGCCATAGGGggcttccctgcctcccccagaaCATCCTTTGTTTACATCCAGGGCTTTGCTGATGAGACTCCCAACTTCCTCATCCCAGCGAGAAGGTAAAAGGGCTGGGGAAGGGATTATCGAAATGTCCAGGCAGCTAGAGCTAAGGGCATCAGAATTTACTTGTCCAGTCCTTGCCTGTAGCACCTTCTGAAGCTTTAAGGGACAGGGGAGGTGCTGGCTCAGGTGGGATCTGAACCTGGGAGCTCCCTCAGCCTTTACTTTGCCCCTTCACCCCAGAGCTGAGCCCATGACGATTGTTCACCAGTCAATGCCTCCGTCCAGGGACCCGGATCCCCCATTCCAGCCATCTGCCCTGCCTGAAGACCCTCCAGAGACCCCACCACCAGGTAAGGACTCAGAGGGATGAGATTTAGGGCTCTGGAAAATCCTGGCTGAGCTTcaaaggggcaggggcagggcagaggcggGGGTGAGGCTTATCTCCCTCCCTGAGGGCAGTTTGGTGTGTGAAGTTGGGGTATAGACTTCACAGGCCTGATGTTCAACTCCTAAATTTAGGGCTCGGTATTTTAGGTGTGGGCTTCTACCTCTGTGGGCAAAGCTTAGTGttagggggaggggctgaggctaCTGAAGTAGGGCTTAGGCACTTGCAGCCGAGGAATGCCCACCTGAGCCTCTCCTTTTCCTCAGCCCGGGATCCTCTACTGGAGCCCCCATCGATCCCACCGCCGTCCAGCCTTTTACGCCCCCGCCTCAGTCCCTGGGGCTTGGCCCCCCTCTTCCGTTCCGTCCGCTCCAAGCTGGAGAGCTTTGCTGATATCTTCCTCACACCCAACAAAGCCCCacggcccccacccccatcacccccCATGAAGTTGGAGTTGAAGATTGCCATTTCAGAGGCCGAGCAGTCCGGGGCTACTGAGGACACTGCGTCTGTCAGTCCCCGGCCCCCTATCCGCCAGTGGCGGGCCCAAGACCACAATCTCCCCGCACCTCTGTCTAAGCCCTCTCTGGGCCGAAGCCACTCTTGCCCTGATCTGGGGCCCCCTGGCCCAGATACCTGCAGCTGGCCCCCTGCTCCACACCAACCAAGCCGGTCACGGCCCCGGCGGCACACTGTGGGTGGTGGAGAGATGGCCCGAGCCCCACCACCCCCTCGGCCCTGTCTCCGGAAAGAGGTCTTCCCTCTTGGAGGAGTGGGAGGCTCTCCTCCCCTTGTCACATCTTGCTCGTCCACCgcatcttcttcctccttctctgaaCCTGCAGAACCCAGGTAGTGCTCTCGAtaaacccttctttttttttttttttaaaagattttattaatttatttgagagagcgagcgagcatgtgcacaagtcggggggagggcgaggcaggctccctgctcagcagggagcccgacatggggctcaatcccaggaccccgagatcatgacctgagccaaaggcttaactgactgggtgagccacccaggcgcccctcgataaACCCTTCTTAAAGCCCTGGCACAGTCTGGGCTCAGCCTCCTTCCCTGTTATCCAGTGGGCAGGCGATGGGGATATTGCTATAAATGTTATTTGTCCCTGAACCTTGACCTTCTCTGCAGGTTGGGTTCAACCAAGGGGAAGGAGCCAAGGGCCTCAGAGGACCAGGTGCTTTCAGACCCTGATACCAAGGTAGGAGTACAGATGGGGGGAGGAGACAGGTGGGAGCCTGAGGCCATGCTGCACCCTTATCCTTTGCCCTATTTTTGCAGAGCATGGGAAAGGTTTCTCGATTCAGAATACGCAGGACGCCAGCCCGTTCTCAGCTCAACCTTACACCAATGGGGCTGCCTCGACCAATCAGGTGAGTGGCTCAGTGTACACAGAGCTGCCTTGGCCAGACAGGTTGTAGGCTCAGATCCCCTGAAGTGTGGCTTTGTCTTCTCTCAGGGAACACAATCCAGCTTGGAGGAGTCAATCTGGTCTGGACATGGTTTGCCCTTAGAACTATCTGTCTGCCTTAGGCAGCACTCCTGGCCGTAGCGTGTCCCAGAAACTGAAATATAGACCAGGCCTTGCTTATCCTTTTTCCAGGGTACGATGGCCCTGAGTTTTTCAATGGCCTTGGGTTTTTCAATGGCCTCTGCTCTTTGCTCCCAGGTTGAACAAGAAGGAGTTCAGCTTAGAAGAAATTTATACCAACAAGAATTATCAGTCGCCTACAACCAGGAGGTGAGAAACTTTGAAGGCTTGGGGGTGATAGAGGGAAGGCTGGAACCAGGGGCCATGCTGGTAACCAGCACCCCTCCCTGCCTGGTCCAGGACCTTTGAGACCATCTTTGAGGAACCCCGGGAGCGCAACGGGACTTTGATTTTCACCAGCTCAAAGAAGCTTCGGCGGGCTGTAGAATTTCGGGACAGCAGCCTTCCTCGAACCCGGCGGCCCTCTCGTGGGGTCCGGGCTGCAGCTGGCAGGACCCTTACCCCCAACCTGGCCCCCAGCCCAGATGTGGGACCTCTGCTGCAGCAGCGGCTGGAGGAGCTGGATGCCTCACTcctggaagaggaggaagtggatAGGGAGCGGCCCCATCGGACCTAGGAGCTCCATCTGTTTGTTCATCCGTCCTGAAGCATCTGGGgcagttatatatttttctctatatttctagTAAAGTTTTCGATATGTTTCTGATCCTTTTGTTACGTCTCTAGCTGAGTTTGAGATTGACCGTACTGCCTGATGTTTCTACTTTGGCCCCCAAAGACTGGGAAATGGGGGAGGTGCCAGGGAAGACAATGAGGGTTGGATACAGGAAGAAGTGGGGGAATGGTCACCGGAGCTACTTCCTTGATTTGAGAATTTTCCTGTGTGGAGGGATACTTCGGAACCTGCTTCAGAAGATATTGTGACCCTGGACCCTGCTCAGGGTTCTCTAAATTCACTTACAGCAAGAAGGAGACTGAGGGACCCAGAGTGGACCAAGGCCTTGATCAAGATGGCTCTGAAATCCTCCTAACATGCAGGCCAGGACTGGCTTCTGGATTCAAGAGATAAAAGTAATCAGCTATAATTGAGCACCTCCAACAACCTGTCATATGTATTTGACTTGCACATAGTCCTGTGAAAGGgaattatacccattttacacatAAGAAAGTAagttgaggggctcctggctggctcagttggtggagcacacaactcttgatctcggggtgtcatgagttcaagccccacgttg
Proteins encoded in this region:
- the PRR14 gene encoding proline-rich protein 14 isoform X3; protein product: MASLSFSLPRKTGTGDWAVPEGSEKKALGGWAVLAKASFKGAGGGSRRRPGIRGRRRLPPGIPQGLPGAAASPMDLPGDSSPPGRPRLCRQPLARALWGARSPKRPRLQSLAAPSPLEKASRRVLAVVLEDVMAAHMVPLVPQEETPTPRHHSNQRDSVRSQPPASPPQQATWSSQTRPPNPLDPLRLCREPLSRIHRPSSTLRRRSRTTPGPEEGPSQKVDWTPQPTLVVMLEDIASPRPPAEGFADETPNFLIPARRAEPMTIVHQSMPPSRDPDPPFQPSALPEDPPETPPPARDPLLEPPSIPPPSSLLRPRLSPWGLAPLFRSVRSKLESFADIFLTPNKAPRPPPPSPPMKLELKIAISEAEQSGATEDTASVSPRPPIRQWRAQDHNLPAPLSKPSLGRSHSCPDLGPPGPDTCSWPPAPHQPSRSRPRRHTVGGGEMARAPPPPRPCLRKEVFPLGGVGGSPPLVTSCSSTASSSSFSEPAEPRLGSTKGKEPRASEDQVLSDPDTKSMGKVSRFRIRRTPARSQLNLTPMGLPRPIRLNKKEFSLEEIYTNKNYQSPTTRSSKKLRRAVEFRDSSLPRTRRPSRGVRAAAGRTLTPNLAPSPDVGPLLQQRLEELDASLLEEEEVDRERPHRT
- the PRR14 gene encoding proline-rich protein 14 isoform X4, with product MASLSFSLPRKTGTGDWAVPEGSEKKALGGWAVLAKASFKGAGGGSRRRPGIRGRRRPPGRPRLCRQPLARALWGARSPKRPRLQSLAAPSPLEKASRRVLAVVLEDVMAAHMVPLVPQEETPTPRHHSNQRDSVRSQPPASPPQQATWSSQTRPPNPLDPLRLCREPLSRIHRPSSTLRRRSRTTPGPEEGPSQKVDWTPQPTLVVMLEDIASPRPPAEGFADETPNFLIPARRAEPMTIVHQSMPPSRDPDPPFQPSALPEDPPETPPPARDPLLEPPSIPPPSSLLRPRLSPWGLAPLFRSVRSKLESFADIFLTPNKAPRPPPPSPPMKLELKIAISEAEQSGATEDTASVSPRPPIRQWRAQDHNLPAPLSKPSLGRSHSCPDLGPPGPDTCSWPPAPHQPSRSRPRRHTVGGGEMARAPPPPRPCLRKEVFPLGGVGGSPPLVTSCSSTASSSSFSEPAEPRLGSTKGKEPRASEDQVLSDPDTKSMGKVSRFRIRRTPARSQLNLTPMGLPRPIRLNKKEFSLEEIYTNKNYQSPTTRRTFETIFEEPRERNGTLIFTSSKKLRRAVEFRDSSLPRTRRPSRGVRAAAGRTLTPNLAPSPDVGPLLQQRLEELDASLLEEEEVDRERPHRT
- the PRR14 gene encoding proline-rich protein 14 isoform X2 → MASLSFSLPRKTGTGDWAVPEGSEKKALGGWAVLAKASFKGAGGGSRRRPGIRGRRRLPPGIPQGLPGAAASPMDLPGDSSPPGRPRLCRQPLARALWGARSPKRPRLQSLAAPSPLEKASRRVLAVVLEDVMAAHMVPLVPQEETPTPRHHSNQRDSVRSQPPASPPQQATWSSQTRPPNPLDPLRLCREPLSRIHRPSSTLRRRSRTTPGPEEGPSQKVDWTPQPTLVVMLEDIASPRPPAEGFADETPNFLIPARRDPDPPFQPSALPEDPPETPPPARDPLLEPPSIPPPSSLLRPRLSPWGLAPLFRSVRSKLESFADIFLTPNKAPRPPPPSPPMKLELKIAISEAEQSGATEDTASVSPRPPIRQWRAQDHNLPAPLSKPSLGRSHSCPDLGPPGPDTCSWPPAPHQPSRSRPRRHTVGGGEMARAPPPPRPCLRKEVFPLGGVGGSPPLVTSCSSTASSSSFSEPAEPRLGSTKGKEPRASEDQVLSDPDTKSMGKVSRFRIRRTPARSQLNLTPMGLPRPIRLNKKEFSLEEIYTNKNYQSPTTRRTFETIFEEPRERNGTLIFTSSKKLRRAVEFRDSSLPRTRRPSRGVRAAAGRTLTPNLAPSPDVGPLLQQRLEELDASLLEEEEVDRERPHRT
- the PRR14 gene encoding proline-rich protein 14 isoform X1, which encodes MASLSFSLPRKTGTGDWAVPEGSEKKALGGWAVLAKASFKGAGGGSRRRPGIRGRRRLPPGIPQGLPGAAASPMDLPGDSSPPGRPRLCRQPLARALWGARSPKRPRLQSLAAPSPLEKASRRVLAVVLEDVMAAHMVPLVPQEETPTPRHHSNQRDSVRSQPPASPPQQATWSSQTRPPNPLDPLRLCREPLSRIHRPSSTLRRRSRTTPGPEEGPSQKVDWTPQPTLVVMLEDIASPRPPAEGFADETPNFLIPARRAEPMTIVHQSMPPSRDPDPPFQPSALPEDPPETPPPARDPLLEPPSIPPPSSLLRPRLSPWGLAPLFRSVRSKLESFADIFLTPNKAPRPPPPSPPMKLELKIAISEAEQSGATEDTASVSPRPPIRQWRAQDHNLPAPLSKPSLGRSHSCPDLGPPGPDTCSWPPAPHQPSRSRPRRHTVGGGEMARAPPPPRPCLRKEVFPLGGVGGSPPLVTSCSSTASSSSFSEPAEPRLGSTKGKEPRASEDQVLSDPDTKSMGKVSRFRIRRTPARSQLNLTPMGLPRPIRLNKKEFSLEEIYTNKNYQSPTTRRTFETIFEEPRERNGTLIFTSSKKLRRAVEFRDSSLPRTRRPSRGVRAAAGRTLTPNLAPSPDVGPLLQQRLEELDASLLEEEEVDRERPHRT